The following coding sequences are from one bacterium window:
- a CDS encoding pyridoxamine 5'-phosphate oxidase family protein, giving the protein MRLRKDLAKLVALERVSRVATVGRDGQPHVVPVCHVVADGRLYFAT; this is encoded by the coding sequence GTGCGGCTGCGCAAGGATCTGGCCAAGCTCGTCGCGTTGGAACGCGTGTCCCGGGTCGCGACGGTGGGCCGGGACGGACAGCCGCACGTCGTGCCGGTCTGCCACGTCGTGGCGGACGGACGCCTGTATTTCGCCACCG
- a CDS encoding Gfo/Idh/MocA family oxidoreductase gives MQSVRVGLIGCGSIARSAHLPAMHQLRSRMVLVAAADLQEEAARAAAAPWGAQAYADGRRVVERDDVEMVVIATPEAAHREWTEAAAAAGKHVLCEKPMAPALADADAMIGACRRAGTHLMIGHSRRFTRRYMEIRRAIDRGEIGSLRLVRENERRAGARGGEPGYYTDAHWTGDPAVSVGVAITNGIHEADLLRWFAGAEPVAVFAEHKVTGERNRGVPDFLTCTVRFANGVVGSSEISNCLPPGYPAFHQFEAYGLRGAIRARDHELVSLVRFGEGGADFPESGHILLHNLTAYVREHAAFVDTVRTGRPLPMPPEEARAALRLALAAVESARSGRMVPLVSRSAGGTSEVRA, from the coding sequence GTGCAATCGGTACGGGTTGGGTTGATCGGATGTGGCAGCATCGCGCGCTCGGCGCACCTGCCGGCGATGCATCAGCTGCGGAGCCGGATGGTGCTCGTCGCGGCGGCCGACCTCCAGGAGGAGGCGGCGCGGGCCGCGGCCGCGCCGTGGGGGGCGCAGGCCTACGCCGACGGCCGCCGGGTGGTGGAGCGCGACGACGTCGAGATGGTCGTCATCGCGACGCCCGAAGCCGCGCACCGCGAGTGGACGGAGGCCGCCGCGGCCGCCGGCAAGCACGTGCTGTGCGAGAAGCCGATGGCGCCCGCGCTCGCCGACGCCGATGCCATGATCGGCGCGTGCCGGCGCGCCGGTACGCACCTCATGATCGGGCACAGCCGCCGGTTTACACGCCGCTACATGGAGATCCGCCGCGCGATCGACCGGGGCGAGATCGGGTCCCTCCGCCTCGTGCGGGAGAACGAGCGGCGGGCCGGGGCGCGGGGGGGCGAGCCGGGATATTACACCGACGCCCACTGGACCGGGGATCCGGCCGTCTCCGTGGGGGTCGCGATCACGAACGGCATCCATGAGGCCGATCTACTGCGGTGGTTCGCCGGCGCAGAGCCGGTCGCCGTCTTCGCCGAGCACAAGGTGACGGGTGAACGGAACCGCGGCGTGCCCGATTTTCTGACCTGTACCGTGCGGTTCGCCAACGGAGTCGTGGGGTCGAGCGAAATCAGCAACTGCCTCCCGCCGGGCTACCCGGCGTTCCATCAATTCGAAGCCTACGGACTCCGCGGCGCGATTCGCGCCCGCGACCACGAGCTCGTCAGCCTCGTCCGGTTCGGCGAGGGTGGCGCCGACTTCCCGGAGAGCGGGCACATCCTGCTGCACAACCTGACCGCCTACGTCCGCGAGCACGCGGCGTTTGTCGACACGGTGCGGACCGGGCGGCCGTTGCCGATGCCGCCCGAAGAGGCGCGGGCTGCCCTGCGGTTGGCGCTCGCGGCGGTGGAGTCCGCGCGCAGCGGCCGGATGGTCCCGCTCGTCTCTCGGTCCGCCGGCGGAACCAGCGAGGTACGGGCGTGA